The DNA region CCCTTCTTACAGCCTCTTTTATGGATATAACCTCAGAGGAATCCTTTTGAGCCCTTAGCCTTTCCACTCCTGCCCTCATTGGCTTGAGCCTTAATCCAGCAGTCTTAAGCCTCTCAAAGAACTCATATGAAACAGATGCCTCAAACCTTAGAGACTTTAGCTTTAGCTTTTTTATAATCTGTCTCAGTGTAGTCATCCTGTCTTTTGCGATTAGGATGTCCCACCCCTTGACCTCTTTTTCAGCCTGTAGTTTATATCTGAAATCGGTTATAAAGGCTCTATGAGTTTTTGTAACGAATGCGATACCAGAGGAGCCTGTAAAACCAGTAAGATACCGCACATTATTAATGTTCGTGATTATGAGACTGTCAAGTCCTTTCAGCGAATGCCTTAACCTGTCAAGGCGGTTTTCATAGGGCTCGGGCATTTCTTCGACCTAAGTCAGGTAGTCTTTTGCGGCCCTGAGGGCAAGGAGATAGCTATTCGGCCCAAATCCGCTTATCTGGCCTAACGAGACCTCTGCAATAAAGGACTTCCTTCTGAAGTCCTCCCTTCTCAGGATATTCGAGAGGTGAACCTCTATGGATGGCTTTCCAACCGATGAGATTGCATCCCTTATGGCAATGCTCGTATGGGTGAATGCCGCGGGGTTTATTATAAGGATGTCATAGTCTTTGTCCTGTATATGGCTTATAATCTCGGATTCGCTGTTTGACTGGGCAATAAGGACATTTAGCCCGAGTTCCTTTGCGAGGGCATTGATTCTTCTGTTTA from Nitrospirota bacterium includes:
- the aroQ gene encoding type II 3-dehydroquinate dehydratase is translated as MKGKKPKDIKKTKVLVIHGPNLNLLGKREPDIYGRITLKEINRRINALAKELGLNVLIAQSNSESEIISHIQDKDYDILIINPAAFTHTSIAIRDAISSVGKPSIEVHLSNILRREDFRRKSFIAEVSLGQISGFGPNSYLLALRAAKDYLT